One segment of Ascochyta rabiei chromosome 7, complete sequence DNA contains the following:
- a CDS encoding Rhamnogalacturonan acetylesterase, with translation MLGPSSVLSLLALASTAFSAPSGNIEKRAPTVYLAGDSTMAKASGGAGTLQGWGVYLPYSLSVSIVNKAIGGRSSRSYTVEGRFTDIVNTVKANDIVIIEFGHNDGGSLTPTDNGHSVCSGASTQTCQSTYNGVATTVYTYPFYLIQAGKALIAKGAKVIISSPTPNNPWESGTFTYSGSRFVDYSKSVAATLGSDAFYVDHGAYAADAWKTLGKAKTDAYFVSGDHTHTLPIGADVVAKSFVKGLQCAGGGFLGEFVKNSTASITGKCL, from the exons ATGTTGGGCCCTTCATCCGTCCTGTCTTTGCTCGCGTTggcttctacagccttcaGTGCTCCAAGCGGAAATATTGAGAAACGTGCGCCAACTGTCTATCTCGCTGGAGACTCGACTATGGCAAAGGCCAGCGGTGGGGCGGGTACCCTTCAAG GCTGGGGTGTCTACCTCCCATACTCATTGTCTGTTTCCATTGTGAACAAAGCTATCGGCGGCCGCAGTTCTCGCTCCTACACTGTGGAGGGACGCTTCACCGACATTGTCAACACAGTCAAGGCGAACGACATCGTCATTATTGAGTTCGGGCACAACGACGGCGGTTCATTGACCCCCACCGACAACGGCCACTCTGTGTGCTCTGGTGCTTCTACCCAGACTTGCCAGTCCACGTACAACGGTGTTGCTACTACCGTGTATACCTACCCATTTTACCTGATCCAGGCCGGTAAGGCACTGATCGCAAAGGGTGCCAAAGTCATCATCAGCAGCCCGACTCCCAACAACCCTTGGGAATCCGGTACCTTCACCTACAGCGGCAGCCGCTTCGTCGACTACAGTAAGAGCGTCGCTGCTACCCTCGGTTCGGATGCTTTCTACGTTGACCACGGTGCATATGCAGCCGATGCCTGGAAGACACTAGGCAAGGCAAAGACTGACGCTTACTTCGTCTCCGGCGATCACACACATACCCTTCCTATCGGTGCTGATGTCGTTGCTAAGTCTTTCGTCAAGGGTTTGCAGTGTGCTGGAGGTGGTTTCCTCGGCGAATTCGTTAAGAACAGCACCGCCAGCATTACTGGAAAGTGCTTGTAG
- a CDS encoding Acetolactate synthase, which translates to MQQSRTRAIAALKRTRAFSTSALRAQPSPLARPAPTPASRVVKEDVRTQSTAAAASQSQSQSSSQSRARPAPAFNREDYGNVQPLKPYRAPEMDHSFVGMTGGQIFHEMMLRQGVKHIFGYPGGAILPVFDAIYQSPHFDFILPRHEQGAGHMAEGYARASGKPGVVLVTSGPGATNVVTPMQDALMDGTPMVVFSGQVVTNMIGSDAFQEADTIGITRACTKWNVMVKNIAELPKRINEAFEIATSGRPGPVLVDLPKDVTGGTLNRPIPISSTLPPSTSAATIAAREVSKKQLEASIRRSADLINIAKKPVIYAGQGILQTPNGPELLKELADKANIPVTTTLQGLGGFDELDPKSLHMLGMHGSAYANMAMQEADLILALGARFDDRITGAVAKFAPAAKAAAAEGRGGIVHFEIMPKNINKVIQATEAVAGDVGASLTQMLPLVNIVKERPEWFAQIADWKKRFPWAYEKEGANGMIKPQTVIEKLSNMTAHIKDKTVITTGVGQHQMWAAQHFRWTHPRTMITSGGLGTMGYGLPAAIGAKVARPECLVIDIDGDSSFSMTLTELSTAAEFNIGVKIIVLNNEEQGMVTQWQTLFFEDRFSHTHQKNADFVKLGDAMGVQAKRVIKPDELEEHLKWLIESDGPALLEVVTDQKVPVLPMVPTGSALHEFLVYDEETQKKRRAQTKDRSGR; encoded by the exons ATGCAGCAGTCACGGACCCGCGCCATCGCCGCCCTCAAGCGCACACGCGCTTTTTCCACATCGGCCCTGCGAGCACAACCATCGCCGCTGGCCCGCCCCGCCCCAACCCCCGCCTCCCGGGTCGTCAAGGAGGATGTCCGCACACAgagcaccgccgccgccgcctcgcagtcgcagtcgcagtctTCGTCCCAGTCGCGCGCAAGACCTGCCCCGGCCTTCAACCGCGAGGACTATGGCAACGTCCAGCCATTGAAGCCCTACCGCGCCCCGGAGATGGACCACTCGTTCGTCGGCATGACGGGCGGCCAGATCTTCCACGAGATGATGCTGCGCCAGGGCGTCAAGCACATCT TCGGTTACCCCGGCGGCGCCATTCTGCCCGTCTTCGACGCCATCTACCAGTCGCCGCACTTCGACTTCATCCTCCCCAGACACGAGCAGGGCGCCGGCCACATGGCTGAGGGCTACGCCCGCGCCAGCGGCAAGCCCGGTGTCGTCCTCGTCACCTCGGGCCCCGGCGCCACCAACGTCGTCACCCCCATGCAGGACGCCCTCATGGACGGAACACCCATGGTCGTCTTCTCCGGCCAGGTCGTCACCAACATGATCGGCTCCGACGCCTTCCAGGAGGCCGACACCATTGGCATCACACGAGCCTGCACAAAGTGGAACGTCATGGTCAAGAACATTGCCGAGCTGCCCAAGCGCATCAACGAGGCCTTCGAGATCGCCACCAGCGGCCGCCCTGGCCCGGTCCTGGTCGACCTGCCCAAGGACGTGACCGGCGGCACCCTCAACCGCCCCATTCCCATCTCCAGCACCCTCCCTCCCTCCACAAGCGCCGCAACCATAGCCGCGCGCGAGGTGTCGAAGAAGCAGCTCGAGGCCTCCATCAGGAGATCCGCCGACCTGATCAACATTGCGAAGAAGCCCGTCATCTACGCCGGACAGGGTATCCTCCAGACCCCCAACGGTCCCGAGCTGCTCAAGGAGCTGGCTGACAAGGCCAACATCCCCGTCACCACCACCCTGCAGGGCCTCGGTGGCTTCGACGAGCTCGACCCCAAGTCTCTGCACATGCTGGGTATGCACGGCTCCGCCTACGCCAACATGGCCATGCAGGAAGCCGACCTGATCCTCGCCCTGGGCGCTCGTTTCGACGACCGCATCACCGGAGCCGTGGCCAAGTTTGCGCCCGCCGCAAAGGCCGCTGCCGCCGAAGGCCGCGGTGGCATCGTCCACTTTGAGATTATGCCCAAGAACATCAACAAGGTCATCCAGGCCACCGAGGCCGTTGCCGGCGACGTGGGTGCCAGCCTGACCCAGATGCTGCCCCTGGTCAACATCGTCAAGGAGAGGCCCGAGTGGTTCGCTCAGATTGCCGACTGGAAGAAGCGCTTCCCCTGGGCCTACGAGAAGGAGGGTGCCAACGGCATGATCAAGCCCCAGACCGTCATCGAGAAGCTCTCCAACATGACTGCTCACATCAAGGACAAGACCGTCATCACAACCGGTGTCGGACAGCATCAGATGTGGGCCGCACAGCACTTCCGCTGGACACACCCCCGCACCATGATCACCTCGGGAGGTCTCGGTACCATGGGCTACGGCCTGCCTGCCGCCATTGGTGCCAAGGTCGCTCGTCCGGAGTGCCTGGTCATTGACATTGACGGCGACTCGTCCTTTAGCATGACCCTGACCGAGCTATCCACGGCTGCCGAGTTCAACATTGGCGTCAAGATCATCGTCCTGAACAACGAGGAGCAGGGCATGGTCACGCAATGGCAGACGCTCTTCTTCGAGGACCGCTTCTCGCACACACATCAGAAGAACGCCGACTTTGTCAAGCTGGGTGACGCCATGGGCGTCCAGGCCAAGCGTGTCATCAAGCCCGACGAGCTCGAGGAGCACCTCAAGTGGCTGATCGAGTCAGACGGCCCGGCCCTGCTCGAGGTCGTCACCGACCAAAAGGTTCCCGTCCTGCCCATGGTACCCACAGGAAGTGCGCTGCACGAGTTCCTGGTGTACGACGAAG AGACACAAAAGAAGCGCAGAGCGCAGACCAAGGACAGATCGGGTCGCTAA